The following proteins are encoded in a genomic region of Takifugu rubripes chromosome 21, fTakRub1.2, whole genome shotgun sequence:
- the trmt2a gene encoding tRNA (uracil-5-)-methyltransferase homolog A, whose product MADASDILMEDSAASKEEKQDDLPQDSISEDPKSKPEGQSEVTESNVYRYIKEDLFTSEIYKVEIRNLPKFVGFNDLKKFLAKHGLNPHKIKLFGKQTFAFVTFKNEDERDKAMKMVHGMQWKGQVLAVRLAKPKADPILRKRKQQGEGEGAGQPSAKRPEAGDKEEPLSVQIANVVTPLWNVPYEEQLKRKEEEVVAVLQRLAKEIGNTNKAMLPWLFAQKGKYNKMCCPLEPIRPSPAQTAYRNKCEFLISMGANGEDKTIGFRLGKYKGGSCAVVGPDDTCHVSLEAKRVVCEFQKFIRTTPYSVYSPETYEGHWKQLTVRTTRTKEAMAIVFFHPQKLDEEEVKALKDSTRKHFTEGEGRDSGVTSLYFVREGQRTSPNIEDLPCELVAGEGCIHEELLGLKFRISPHSFFQVNTGAAEVLYSAVGEWAQLDQDSTVLDVCCGTGTIGISLAKRVKRVIGIELCQEAVEDAKVNAKLNGLTNVEFHCGKAEDIFPNILSSIVSSNVTAIVDPPRAGLHSKVILAIRRAEHLKRLVYVACNAKAAMNNFIDLCRAPSNRVRGTPFRPVRAMAVDLFPQTMHMEMLLLLERVDYNSQEQQPSSTHEETLATQPAQ is encoded by the exons ATGGCAGATGCAAGTGACATCCTAATGGAGGATTCAGCAGCCtcaaaggaggagaagcaggatgACCTCCCCCAGGACTCCATCAGTGAAGACCCAAAATCCAAACCAGAAGGGCAGAGCGAGGTCACCGAGTCCAATGTGTACCGCTACATCAAAGAGGACCTCTTCACTTCAGAGATCTACAAAGTTGAAATCAGAAATCTGCCCAAGTTTGTTGGCTTTAATGATTTGAAGAAGTTCTTGGCTAAGCATGGCCTCAACCCACACAAAATCAAGCTGTTTGGCAAGCAGACCTTCGCCTTTGTCACTTTTAAGAACGAGGATGAACGCGACAAGGCTATGAAGATGGTCCATGGTATGCAATGGAAGGGTCAGGTGCTTGCTGTCAGGCTGGCCAAACCTAAAGCAGACCCCatcctgaggaagaggaagcagcagggtGAGGGCGAAGGAGCAGGACAGCCCTCAGCCAAGCGTCCAGAGGCTGGTGATAAAGAGGAGCCGCTCAGTGTCCAGATAGCCAACGTAGTGACCCCACTGTGGAACGTGCCCTACGAGGAGCAGCTGAAAcggaaggaggaagaggtggtggCCGTTTTGCAGAGGCTGGCCAA AGAAATTGGCAACACCAACAAAGCCATGTTGCCATGGCTATTTGCACAGAAAGGGAAATACAACAAAATGTGTTGTCCTCTAGAACCCATTCGACCATCTCCGGCACAG ACAGCATACAGGAACAAGTGTGAATTTCTCATCTCCATGGGTGCAAATGGTGAAGATAAGACCATCGGCTTCCGCCTGGGAAAATACAAAGGTGGATCCTGCGCTGTTGTCGGGCCCGATGACACGTGCCACGTCTCACTGGAGGCCAAAAGGGTGGTGTGCGAGTTTCAGAAGTTCATCAG AACAACACCCTACTCTGTGTACAGTCCTGAAACTTATGAAGGACACTGGAAGCAGCTGACTGTGCGAACAACAAGGACTAAAGAAGCCATGGCTATAGTGTTCTTCCACCCACAG AAACTTGATGAAGAGGAAGTGAAGGCATTGAAGGACTCCACAAGGAAGCACTTTacagaaggagaagggagagacaGTGGAGTGACATCGCTGTACTTTGTCAGAGAGGGTCAACG GACGTCTCCTAACATCGAGGACCTGCCCTGCGAGCTGGTGGCCGGAGAAGGCTGCATTCACGAAGAGCTCCTGGGTCTCAAGTTCAGAATATCCCCTCATTCTTTCTTCCAG gtgaacacaggagcTGCTGAGGTGCTGTACTCTGCTGTGGGGGAGTGGGCTCAGCTGGACCAGGACAGCACCGTCCTGGATGTGTGCTGTGGCACAGGCACCATCGGGATATCTCTGGCAAAG agAGTGAAGAGGGTGATTGGAATCGAGCTGTGCCAGGAGGCAGTGGAGGACGCCAAAGTCAACGCAAAACTTAACG GCCTGACCAATGTTGAGTTTCACTGTGGAAAAGCCGAAGACATATTCCCAAACATCCTCAGTTCCATTGTGTCGTCTAACGTCACCGCCATCGTGGATCCGCCGAGAGCAGGCTTAC ATTCCAAGGTCATCCTTGCAATCAGGAGGGCTGAGCATCTGAAGAGACTGGTGTATGTGGCCTGCAACGCCAAGGCAGCCATGAACAACTTTATCGA TCTATGCAGAGCACCATCCAACAGAGTCCGCGGCACTCCTTTCCGTCCGGTGCGAGCCATGGCCGTGGATCTGTTTCCTCAGACCATGCACATGGagatgctgctcctcctggagagAGTGGACTACAActcccaggagcagcagcccagcagcacTCATGAAGAGACCTTGGCAACACAGCCTGCACAGTAA
- the dgcr8 gene encoding microprocessor complex subunit DGCR8 gives MEIDDVLPPLPLEPPNNFDPSDDRAPPPPPLQTSSDAEVMDVSSGGDGYTYTPGDGEPPPQHPLSLGSLTFCSDLSNEASPNPSCPRTARHAPPVTKFLPDLKLLRDVKIRVSFTESNTSSKDRKVLYTGEGQQGGREDTLDSLNGGLHAWTEQELAEGSSGEGNIATRSSEEAEGDQENKVEFAVLDELEDFCDFLDHEDGEHGGFKSESIVQQEHPDDEAVVYSYEEEFDNDVDALLEEGMPVPKKMRTTEDKSGGESDHQSDGEEGIQPMMTKIKTVLKSRGRPPTEPLPDGWIMTFHNSGIPVYLHRETRVVTWSRPYFLGTGSIRKHDPPTSSIPCLHYKKMKDHEERELNGEVAHNTEEVQDKSDEQTNGDMEASRLGATTGEGVSPSGPTDDGPNGESAANNSLRGKGSQPCDTAQGALGQVKAKVEVCKDESIELEDFRSYLEKCFDFEQVTVKKFRTWAERRQFNRDMKRKQAESERPILPANQKLITLSVQDAPTKKEFVINPNGKSEVCILHEYMQRVLKVRPVYNFFECENPSEPFGASVIIDGVTYGTGTASSKKLAKNKAARATLEILIPDFVKQTAEEKPVEGDELEYFNHISIEDSRVYELTNKAGLLSPYQILHECLKRNHGMGDTSIKFEVIPGKNQKSEYVMTCGKHTVRGWCKNKRVGKQLASQKILQMLHPHVKNWGSLLRMYGRENNKMVKKENSDKSVIELQQYAKKNKPNLHILNKLQEEMKKLASQREETRKKPKMTIMESAQPGSEPLCTVDV, from the exons ATGGAGATAGATGACGTCCTACCCCCTCTCCCTTTGGAGCCTCCTAATAATTTTGATCCAAGTGATGACAgagcacctccaccacctcccctgCAAACGTCCAGTGACGCAGAGGTAATGGACGTTAGCTCTGGTGGTGATGGATACACATACACCCCAGGGGACGGGGAACCCCCTCCACAGCACCCACTCAGCCTGGGCTCACTAACTTTTTGTAGCGACCTCTCAAACGAGGCCAGTCCAAATCCATCGTGCCCCAGAACGGCCCGCCATGCTCCCCCGGTAACAAAGTTCTTGCCAGATCTCAAGCTGCTAAGAGATGTCAAAATCCGTGTGAGCTTCACTGAAAGCAACACCAGTAGCAAAGACAGGAAGGTTTTGTACACAGGTGAAGGGcagcagggaggaagggaagacaCTTTAGACAGCCTGAATGGTGGGTTGCATGCCTGGACTGAGCAGGAATTAGCTGAGGGTAGCTCCGGAGAGGGAAACATAGCAACCAGATCgtcagaggaggctgaaggtgaCCAAGAAAACAAGGTAGAATTTGCTGTCTTGGATGAGTTGGAGGACTTCTGTGACTTCCTGGATCACGAAGATGGGGAACACGGTGGTTTTAAATCTGAGAGCATAGTGCAGCAGGAGCATCCAGATGATGAAGCTGTGGTTTACTCCTACGAG GAGGAGTTTGACAATGATGTTGATGCTCTGCTTGAAGAAGGCATGCCGGTACCCAAAAAGATGCGCACCACAGAGGACAAATCAGGTGGGGAAAGTGACCACCAGTCGGACGGTGAAGAAGGCATTCAGCCTATGATGACCAAAATCAAGACTGTCCTCAAGA GTCGGGGACGTCCTCCCACTGAGCCTCTCCCTGATGGTTGGATCATGACATTCCATAATTCCGGCATTCCAGTTTACCTGCACAGAGAGACCAGGGTGGTTACGTGGTCACGGCCCTACTTCCTTGGGACCGGCAGTATTAGG AAACACgacccccccaccagcagcatCCCTTGCCTGCACTACAAGAAAATGAAGGATCACGAGGAAAGGGAACTGAATGGGGAGGTGGCACATAATACAGAGGAGGTTCAGGACAAGTCTGATGAGCAGACGAATGGCGATATGGAAGCAAGCAGATTAGGTGCTACCACTGGGGAAGGGGTCTCGCCCTCTGGTCCGACTGACGATGGTCCCAATGGAGAGAGCGCCGCTAATAACAGCCTGCGGGGTAAAGGGTCCCAGCCTTGCGATACCGCCCAGGGAGCCTTGGGGCAGGTCAAGGCCAAGGTGGAGGTGTGCAAGGATGAGTCCATAG AGCTTGAAGACTTTCGCTCATACCTCGAAAAATGCTTCGACTTTGAACAAGTCACTGTGAAGAAGTTTCGCACGTGGGCCGAGAGGAGGCAGTTCAACAGGGACATGAAGAGGAAGCAGGCAGAATCGGAAAGACCGATCCTGCCCGCCAACCAGAAACTTATTACACTGTCGGTCCAAGATGCTCCCACCAAGAAAG AATTTGTCATCAACCCTAATGGAAAGTCTGAAGTTTGTATTTTGCATGAATACATGCAGCGTGTCCTGAAGGTCCGACCTGTTTACAACTTTTTTGAATGTG AGAACCCAAGTGAACCCTTTGGAGCATCAGTCATTATTGATGGAGTTACTTATGGCACAGGAACTGCAAGCAGTAAAAAACTTGCCAAGAATAAAGCTG CTCGAGCCACACTGGAAATCCTCATCCCTGACTTTGTGAAGCAGACAGCGGAGGAGAAGCCTGTCGAGGGTGATGAACTGGAG TATTTTAATCATATCAGTATAGAAGACTCAAGAGTGTATGAGCTGACCAACAAAGCAGGACTACTTTCGCCATATCAGATTCTTCATGAGTGCCTTAAAAG AAACCACGGAATGGGAGACACCAGCATTAAATTTGAGGTGATCCCCGGCAAAAATCAGAAGAGCGAGTACGTGATGACATGTGGGAAGCACACTGTACGCGGTTGGT GCAAGAACAAGAGGGTTGGCAAGCAACTCGCATCTCAGAAGATACTGCAGATGCTTCATCCTCACGTCAAGAACTGGGGCTCTCTGCTCCGTATGTATGGAAGAGAGAACAACAAAATGGTCAAGAAG GAGAACTCTGACAAGAGTGTGATCGAGCTCCAGCAGTATGCCAAAAAGAACAAGCCAAACCTTCATATCTTGAACAAACTGcaagaagaaatgaagaaattagcAAGCCAGAGG GAGGAAACGAGGAAGAAACCCAAGATGACCATAATGGAGTCGGCCCAGCCAGGAAGTGAACCACTGTGCACGGTCGATGTTTAA
- the tango2 gene encoding transport and Golgi organization protein 2 homolog isoform X1 — protein sequence MCIIFFKFDPRPASKNAYRLILAANRDEFYNRPSKAADFWGTNNEILSGLDLEYGKEGGSWLGINKRGKLAGITNYLESHSNPDAQGRGFLVSNYLTDKDQDSYSYLKKVSLEGHLYNGFNLITAEFRAKQDVVCYYGNRGSPEPIHLKAAGIYGLSNSLLDTPWKKLLRGKRHFSSVVDDQTLSCDGLVQELLGVLNNEELNSPDPAQESHGDGYSKPMLQALSAVCVRSPDYGTRTNTVILIDAEGNVTFTERTMRDRDTSNWRTSSFNFKLDA from the exons ATGTGTATAATTTTCTTCAAGTTTGACCCTCGACCTGCTTCCAAAAATGCCTACAG GCTGATTTTGGCAGCAAACAGAGATGAGTTCTACAACCGGCCGTCCAAAGCTGCAGATTTCTGGGGGACCAACAATGAGATTCTCAGCG GACTGGACCTGGAATatgggaaggaaggaggatCCTGGCTGGGGATCAACAAGAGGGGAAAACTGGCTGGAATCACCAActacctggaaagccattccaaCCCTGACGCTCAGGGGAGAG GATTTCTGGTGTCGAACTACCTTACAGACAAAGATCAGGACAGCTACTCTTACCTGAAGAAGGTATCTTTAGAAGGCCATCTGTACAATGGCTTCAATCTCATCACAGCCGAGTTCAG AGCCAAACAAGATGTGGTGTGTTACTATGGAAACAGAGGCAGCCCCGAACCTATCCATCTAAAAGCAg CAGGAATCTATGGGTTGAGTAATTCATTGCTGGATACTCCATGGAAGAAGCTGTTGCGAGGCAAGCGGCACTTCAGCAGCGTCGTGGATGACCAGACCTTGTCCTGCGACGGACtggtgcaggagctgctgggtgTGCTGAACAACGAAGAACT GAACAGTCCTGATCCGGCTCAGGAGAGCCACGGTGATGGTTACTCCAAGCCCATGCTCCAGGCTCTGTCAGCAGTGTGTGTCCGCTCCCCTGATTATGGCACAAG GACCAATACAGTTATCCTCATAGATGCAGAAGGCAACGTGACCTTCACAGAGCGTACCATGCGCGACCGTGACACAAGCAATTGGCGCACCAGTTCATTCAATTTTAAACTGGATGCGTGA
- the tango2 gene encoding transport and Golgi organization protein 2 homolog isoform X2 — protein sequence MCIIFFKFDPRPASKNAYRLILAANRDEFYNRPSKAADFWGTNNEILSGLDLEYGKEGGSWLGINKRGKLAGITNYLESHSNPDAQGRGFLVSNYLTDKDQDSYSYLKKVSLEGHLYNGFNLITAEFRAKQDVVCYYGNRGSPEPIHLKAGIYGLSNSLLDTPWKKLLRGKRHFSSVVDDQTLSCDGLVQELLGVLNNEELNSPDPAQESHGDGYSKPMLQALSAVCVRSPDYGTRTNTVILIDAEGNVTFTERTMRDRDTSNWRTSSFNFKLDA from the exons ATGTGTATAATTTTCTTCAAGTTTGACCCTCGACCTGCTTCCAAAAATGCCTACAG GCTGATTTTGGCAGCAAACAGAGATGAGTTCTACAACCGGCCGTCCAAAGCTGCAGATTTCTGGGGGACCAACAATGAGATTCTCAGCG GACTGGACCTGGAATatgggaaggaaggaggatCCTGGCTGGGGATCAACAAGAGGGGAAAACTGGCTGGAATCACCAActacctggaaagccattccaaCCCTGACGCTCAGGGGAGAG GATTTCTGGTGTCGAACTACCTTACAGACAAAGATCAGGACAGCTACTCTTACCTGAAGAAGGTATCTTTAGAAGGCCATCTGTACAATGGCTTCAATCTCATCACAGCCGAGTTCAG AGCCAAACAAGATGTGGTGTGTTACTATGGAAACAGAGGCAGCCCCGAACCTATCCATCTAAAAGCAg GAATCTATGGGTTGAGTAATTCATTGCTGGATACTCCATGGAAGAAGCTGTTGCGAGGCAAGCGGCACTTCAGCAGCGTCGTGGATGACCAGACCTTGTCCTGCGACGGACtggtgcaggagctgctgggtgTGCTGAACAACGAAGAACT GAACAGTCCTGATCCGGCTCAGGAGAGCCACGGTGATGGTTACTCCAAGCCCATGCTCCAGGCTCTGTCAGCAGTGTGTGTCCGCTCCCCTGATTATGGCACAAG GACCAATACAGTTATCCTCATAGATGCAGAAGGCAACGTGACCTTCACAGAGCGTACCATGCGCGACCGTGACACAAGCAATTGGCGCACCAGTTCATTCAATTTTAAACTGGATGCGTGA